In one Penaeus chinensis breed Huanghai No. 1 chromosome 33, ASM1920278v2, whole genome shotgun sequence genomic region, the following are encoded:
- the LOC125043122 gene encoding uncharacterized protein LOC125043122 — translation MEDEGKWLWKTKGFFDCFNLCYQLTLAAREPLTEESLTRALTHLFRKVPPLRMRYGRRAGDTWLREMAKEIVDFEVVPDTTMRDMHDKLQHRHYDTWTGPLWCARLWPRPHSSLPDDELGFEKSRYPHTYTLFFGFHHGITDGNTNMRICGFFVQLLNDVLAGKSIKDEEQLGILVSDERTKKLLEERIANMEADPEVQQRALDDYNARHTTHSMIKSTFEGAADKVGRSLLLARDMDVATTSQFVKRCRTENVTVNSAFTALANVALVDPSDGWGLAVIVPTPRDIGGKFWEYARLVHADMKQKIGTGTALQDEAVRHFMSEKTVMETIFSCEFAVTNMGDVTKLVTEGGEHVQAAHVLRSVNLDGVPSTCSNLCHTFRGRFIHVLSYNTASVTSQMAEQFCDRLFNQLRSSVYFHMTLGLTTQSHELHYQSPQNPESWFWSWKPPDPRDLPHCLMRQEPPPVIAETDRIATSSAESRELTGTSRLAIKPIILNEMEGEGKWLWETTGFFNCFNLCYQLTLATRELLTKECLTQALTHLFRLTCLLSPQPEGSSLANVLRAETWRHVAQGDGKEIVDFEVPIACVVRPTMRLWIQQLQATRSTRDKARNLNAIENVWVAIIPAIVISSLPKQLWHGSDCALQTNEDKPDLEVVYVLGATSGENESGRGDKKVVPDTTMRDMHDKLQHHHYDTWTGPLWCARLWPRPHPSLPDDELGFEKSRYPHTYTLFFGFHHGITDGNTNMRICGFFVQLLNDVLAGKSIKDEEQLGILVSDERTKKLLEERIANMEADPEVQQRHLNGATDKVGRSLLLARDVDVATTSQFVKRCRTENVTVNSAFTALANVALVDLLVGGGLQQDTYSIRGDHILNARRYWEGDASQYLGCHILPQLAVIVPTPRDIGGKFWEYARLVHADMKQKIGTGTALQDEAVKYFMPDRPSFENIFSCEFGVTNMGDVTKLVTEGGEHVQALHVLRSVNMDGVPCTWTHLCHTFRGSFIHVLSYNTAYVASQMVEEYCDTLFRHFTRVAIMC, via the exons GAAGGTTCCTCCCTTGCGCATGCGTTATGGACGGAGAGCTGGCGACACGTGGCTCAGGGAGATGGCAAAGGAGATTGTTGACTTCGAG GTGGTTCCAGATACCACGATGAGAGACATGCATGACAAGCTACAGCATCGCCACTACGACACCTGGACGGGCCCTTTGTGGTGTGCTCGGCTCTGGCCACGACCACATTCCTCTCTCCCAGATGACGAGCTGGGGTTCGAGAAGTCTCGAtaccctcacacatacacgctgTTTTTCGGTTTCCATCACGGCATTACCGATGGCAACACCAACATGAGAATATGCGGCTTCTTTGTCCAACTCCTCAATGACGTCTTGGCAGGAAAATCAATCAAGGATGAGGAACAACTGGGCATCCTCGTGTCCGACGAGAGGACGAAGAAGCTACTGGAAGAGCGAATAGCAAATATGGAGGCTGACCCTGAAGTTCAGCAACGGGCACTGGATGATTACAATGCTCGCCACACAACACACTCCATGATAAAATCGACATTTGAAGGTGCGGCCGACAAAGTAGGAAGGAGTTTGCTGTTGGCAAGGGATATGGACGTTGCCACCACTAGCCAATTTGTGAAACGTTGTCGCACTGAAAACGTTACTGTGAACTCTGCCTTCACAGCACTGGCAAACGTGGCCTTGGTGGATCCTTCTGATGGATGGGGG CTGGCAGTGATTGTCCCAACACCACGTGATATTGGTGGAAAGTTCTGGGAGTACGCACGGTTGGTGCATGCGGATATGAAGCAGAAAATAGGAACCGGAACAGCGCTACAAGATGAAGCAGTGAGGCACTTTATGTCAGAGAAAACAGTCATGGAAACCATTTTTTCATGCGAATTCGCCGTGACCAACATGGGAGATGTGACTAAGCTGGTGACGGAAGGTGGCGAACATGTGCAGGCGGCCCATGTCCTGAGATCTGTAAACTTGGATGGTGTTCCTTCCACTTGCAGCAATCTTTGCCACACTTTCCGCGGTCGCTTTATCCACGTTCTCAGCTACAATACAGCATCTGTCACTTCGCAGATGGCCGAGCAATTCTGCGATAGACTCTTTAACCAGCTGAGATCA AGTGTTTACTTTCACATGACTCTGGGTCTGACAAcgcagagtcatgaactgcactaccaaa gcccccaaaatcctgaatcttggttttGGTCCTGGAAACCTCCAGACCCAAGAGATTTGCCTCATTGCTTAATGCGTCAAGAGCCGCCGCCAGTAATTGCAGagacagataggatagcaacatcgtcagcagaGTCGAG GGAATTAACAGGCACCTccaggcttgctattaaaccaataatcctt AACGAGATGGAAGGCGAAGGGAAATGGCTGTGGGAAACAACAGGGTTCTTTAACTGTTTCAACCTCTGTTACCAGCTCACCCTCGCCACCCGGGAACTCCTGACGAAGGAATGCCTGACCCAAGCTCTTACGCATCTCTTCAG GCTGACTTGTCTCCTCTCCCCGCAACCC GAAGGTTCCTCCCTTGCGAACGTGTTACGGGCGGAGACATGGCGACACGTGGCTCAGGGAGATGGCAAGGAGATCGTTGACTTCGAG gttcCTATTGCAT GTGTTGTAAGGCCAACCATGCGTCTATGGATTCAACAACTCCAAGCAACTCGATCCACCAGAGAtaaggccagaa ATCTCAATGCCATTGAGAACGTTTGGGTAGCCatcatacccgcaatcgtcatatcgtcgCTGCCCAAGCAATTATGGCATGGAagcgattgcgctctgcagacgaAC GAAGACAAGCCAGACCTTGAGGT AGTATATGTTTTAGGCGCGACAtcaggagaaaatgagagtgggCGAGGAGACAAAAAA GTGGTTCCAGATACCACGATGAGAGACATGCATGACAAGCTACAGCATCACCACTACGACACCTGGACGGGACCTTTGTGGTGTGCTCGGCTCTGGCCACGACCACATCCCTCTCTCCCAGATGACGAGCTGGGGTTCGAGAAGTCTCGATACCCTCATACATACACGCTGTTTTTCGGTTTCCATCACGGCATTACCGATGGCAACACCAACATGAGAATATGCGGCTTCTTTGTCCAACTCCTCAATGACGTTTTGGCAGGAAAATCAATCAAGGATGAGGAACAACTGGGCATCCTCGTGTCCGACGAGAGGACAAAGAAGCTACTGGAAGAGCGAATAGCAAATATGGAGGCTGACCCTGAAGTTCAGCAACGG CATTTAAACGGTGCGACCGACAAAGTAGGTAGGAGTTTGCTGTTAGCAAGGGATGTGGACGTTGCCACCACTAGCCAGTTTGTGAAACGTTGTCGCACTGAAAACGTTACTGTGAACTCTGCCTTCACAGCACTGGCAAACGTGGCCTTGGTGGACCTTCTGGTGGGTGGGGGCCTTCAGCAGGACACGTACAGCATTCGAGGGGACCACATCTTGAATGCTCGCCGATACTGGGAAGGCGATGCGTCTCAGTATCTCGGGTGCCACATTCTACCTCAGCTGGCAGTGATTGTCCCAACACCACGTGATATTGGTGGAAAATTCTGGGAGTACGCACGGTTGGTGCATGCGGATATGAAGCAGAAAATAGGAACCGGAACAGCGTTACAAGATGAGGCAGTAAAATATTTCATGCCTGACAGACCTAGTTTCGAAAACATTTTTTCATGCGAGTTCGGTGTAACCAACATGGGAGACGTGACAAAGCTGGTGACGGAAGGTGGCGAACATGTGCAAGCGCTGCATGTCTTAAGGTCTGTGAATATGGACGGTGTTCCTTGCACTTGGACTCACCTATGCCACACCTTCCGCGGTAGCTTTATCCACGTTCTCAGCTACAACACAGCATATGTTGCTTCACAGATGGTAGAGGAATACTGCGATACACTTTTTCGACATTTTACAAGAGTAGCTATTATGTGTTGA